A genome region from Oncorhynchus masou masou isolate Uvic2021 unplaced genomic scaffold, UVic_Omas_1.1 unplaced_scaffold_873, whole genome shotgun sequence includes the following:
- the LOC135537930 gene encoding transforming growth factor-beta receptor-associated protein 1 homolog: protein MSVKAFALVPAVEQELLMGDKARINIECIECCGKHLYVGTNDCFIHHFLLEEHATTKGMLSYTVQKLLFKYLGLKKPVEALKAASALERIIVLCDATVSVIDMITLEPVPSGGAKIKGVAAFCVNENPVNGDPFCVEIGVLSARRRTVQIYMVYEDRVQLVKEVNTPEQPCAVSLDGYFLCLALSTQYMILNYSTGAAQDLFPYDSEERKPIVKRIGREEFLLAAPGGLGMFANAEGISQRAPVNWSESVMGAAVCFPYVVALDEGFVTIHSMLDQQLKQTLSFRDGHILQDFEGKVVLASTKAVYVLVPLPLERQIQELLAGHRVEEALALTEGARRNIPKDKFQILHKRILQQAGFIQFGRLQFPEAKEHFLTGQLDVRELISLYPLLLPASSSFARCHPPLHGFADLNHLAQGDQDKVQRCKRFLITYLGEVRSTEGANGCREDVDTALLKLYAEQDHESLLDLLASPNACLLADSAPWLEKHHKYFALGLLYHYNGQDSAALQLWVRVVNGDLQDSTRSDLYEYIVDFLGFCSNPDLVWKYADWALQRDQTIGVQIFTRRPVGQDQVKEQKDQVNPDDVITYLGKHSQALLLYLEHLVLGQRIQREKLHTHLAVQYTDRVLSLLSQSPPVDQQVSVARDKLQLLLRESSLYRVQLLLGKIQECDQLFLERATLHGKLEEHDKAFHILVHQLKDFPAAEAYCVWGSASRDPAYQQSLFHLLLGVYLDRDLPSSSGTGELEMAAVDLLNRHGEVFDAVRVLDLLPEGWSLQLLRPFLGRALRGSMHACRTSQVALGLARSENLQLQHDRLKQRRSPVLVSQKKGCVLCHNTFSEPDCVCLPGGVPVHTHCAAQRVVRDSPTRRQLANSNNHT from the exons ATGAGTGTGAAGGCATTTGCGCTGGTCCCTGCCGTGGAGCAGGAGCTCCTGATGGGAGACAAGGCCCGCATCAACATTGAGTGCATCGAGTGCTGCGGCAAGCACCTGTACGTGGGCACCAACGACTGCTTCATACATCACTTCCTGCTAGAGGAGCACGCCACGACCAAGGGGATGCTATCCTACACCGTCCAGAAGCTGCTGTTCAAGTACCTGGGCCTGAAAAAGCCCGTGGAGGCCCTGAAGGCCGCGTCAGCGTTAGAACGCATCATTGTGCTCTGTGATGCTACAGTTAGTGTTATTGACATGATCACCTTAGAACCCGTGCCTTCGGGCGGGGCCAAGATCAAGGGCGTGGCCGCGTTCTGCGTCAACGAGAACCCGGTGAACGGGGACCCGTTCTGCGTGGAGATCGGGGTGCTCTCGGCCCGGCGGCGCACCGTACAGATATACATGGTTTACGAGGACAGGGTGCAGCTGGTGAAAGAGGTCAACACGCCGGAGCAGCCGTGTGCGGTCAGTCTGGACGGTTACTTCCTGTGCCTGGCCCTCTCCACGCAGTACATGATCCTTAACTACAGCACAGGGGCCGCGCAGGACCTGTTCCCCTATGACAGCGAGGAGAGGAAGCCCATAGTCAAGAGGATCGGCAGGGAGGAGTTCCTCTTGGCTGCCCCTGGTGGCCTGG gtatGTTTGCCAATGCAGAGGGTATATCCCAGCGTGCTCCAGTGAACTGGTCAGAGAGTGTGATGGGAGCGGCTGTGTGTTTTCCCTATGTGGTGGCGCTAGACGAGGGCTTCGTCACCATCCACAGTATGCTGGACCAGCAGCTCAAACAGACCCTCTCCTTCAGAGACGGACACATCCTACAGGACTTTGAAG GTAAGGTGGTTCTGGCCTCCACTAAGGCTGTGTACGTGCTGGTGCCCCTACCCCTGGAGAGACAGATTCAGGAGCTGCTAGCTGGACACAGAGTGGAGGAGGCCCTGGCTCTGACTGAGGGAGCCAGGAGGAACATTCCCAAAGACAAGTTCCAG ATATtgcacaaaagaatcctccagcAAGCAGGTTTCATACAGTTCGGACGGCTTCAGTTTCCCGAAGCGAAAGAACACTTCCTGACAGGTCAGTTGGACGTCCGGGAGTTgatctccctctaccctctcctcctcccggcCTCCTCCTCCTTCGCCCGCTGCCACCCGCCGCTCCACGGGTTCGCCGACCTCAACCACCTGGCGCAGGGGGACCAGGACAAGGTCCAGAGGTGCAAGAG gTTCCTCATCACGTACCTGGGTGAGGTGCGAAGCACGGAGGGGGCTAATGGCTGCCGGGAGGACGTGGACACGGCTCTGTTGAAGCTGTACGCTGAGCAGGACCACGAGAGTCTTCTGGACCTGCTGGCCTCCCCCAACGCCTGTTTACTGGCAGACAGCGCCCCCTGGCTAGAGAAACACCACAA GTATTTTGCACTTGGCCTCCTCTACCATTATAACGGACAGGATTCAGCTGCTCTACAG ttgtGGGTGCGGGTGGTGAACGGGGACCTTCAGGACTCTACCAggtctgacctgtatgagtacatTGTGGACTTCCTGGGTTTCTGTTCCAACCCGGACCTGGTGTGGAAATATGCGGACTGGGCCCTGCAGAGAGACCAGACG ATAGGGGTGCAGATCTTCACCAGGAGGCCGGTGGGTCAGGACCAGGTTAAGGAGCAGAAGGACCAGGTGAACCCAGACGACGTCATCACGTACCTGGGGAAACACAGCCAGGCTCTGCTGCTCTACCTGGAACACCTGGTGCTGGGCCAACGGATACAG agagagaagcTCCACACCCACCTGGCAGTGCAGTACACAGACAgagtcctgtctctcctgtctcagtccccCCCAGTGGACCAACAGGTGTCAGTAGCCCGGGACAAACTCCAGCTCCTCCTCAGGGAGTCCAGCCTGTACCGCGTCCAACTACTACTGG gtaaGATCCAGGAATGTGACCAGTTGTTTCTGGAGAGAGCCACGCTCCACGGGAAACTAGAGGAGCACGATAAGGCGTTCCACATCCTGGTGCACCAGCTCAAAGACTTCCCCGCTGCCGAGGCCTACTGTGTGTGGGGTTCCGCCTCCCGGGACCCGGCCTACCAGCAGagcctcttccacctcctcctggGGGTCTATCTGGACCGGGACCTTCCCAGTAGTAGCGGCACCGGGGAGCTGGAGATGGCAGCGGTGGACCTGTTGAACCGTCACGGCGAGGTGTTCGACGCCGTGCGCGTGCTGGACCTGCTTCCTGAAGGCTGGTCCCTGCAGCTGCTTCGCCCGTTCCTCGGACGCGCCCTGCGGGGGAGTATGCACGCCTGCCGCACCTCCCAGGTTGCACTGGGGCTGGCGAGGTCAGAGAACCTGCAGCTGCAGCACGACAGG TTGAAGCAGAGGAGGAGCCCAGTCCTGGTATCACAGAAGAAGGGGTGTGTTCTGTGCCACAACACCTTCAGCGAGCCGGACTGTGTGTGTCTTCCGGGAGGCGTgcccgtacacacacactgtgccgCCCAGAGGGTGGTACGAGACTCGCCCACCAGGAGACAACTAGCCAATAGCAACAACCACACATGA